A region of Sulfuricella denitrificans skB26 DNA encodes the following proteins:
- the dapA gene encoding 4-hydroxy-tetrahydrodipicolinate synthase, translating to MLKGSLVAIVTPMHDDGSLDLDRLRALVDFHLAEGTDGIVVVGTTGESPTVNFDEHCLLIRTVVDQVAGRIPVIAGTGANSTSEAIELTACAKAAGADYCLLVTPYYNKPTQEGLYRHFKAIAEAVDIPQILYNVPGRTACDLLNDTVLRLAQIPNIVGIKDATGNIERGSDLLLRAPQDFAIYSGDDGSGLALMLLGGHGVISVTSNVAPRLMHEMCEAAFRGDLPAARIINNKLLGLHQKLFVEANPIPVKWVVAQMGLTGEGIRLPLTPLSAVHHEVLKQAMRQAGVLQ from the coding sequence ATGCTTAAAGGCAGTCTGGTCGCGATCGTTACGCCGATGCACGATGACGGCAGTCTGGATCTGGATCGTTTGCGTGCGCTGGTGGATTTTCACCTGGCAGAAGGGACCGACGGCATCGTCGTCGTTGGCACCACGGGCGAATCCCCGACGGTGAATTTCGATGAGCATTGCCTGCTGATCCGCACCGTGGTGGATCAGGTGGCCGGGCGCATTCCGGTGATTGCTGGAACTGGCGCCAACTCAACCAGCGAAGCGATCGAACTGACGGCATGTGCCAAGGCGGCTGGCGCGGATTATTGCTTGCTGGTTACGCCTTACTACAACAAGCCCACCCAGGAAGGATTGTACCGTCACTTCAAGGCGATTGCCGAGGCGGTGGACATTCCGCAAATTCTTTACAACGTGCCAGGCCGCACCGCTTGCGACCTGTTGAACGACACAGTGTTGCGGCTGGCGCAGATTCCCAACATCGTCGGCATCAAGGATGCAACCGGCAATATCGAGCGCGGTAGCGACCTGTTGCTGCGCGCCCCTCAGGATTTCGCCATATACAGCGGTGACGATGGTAGTGGCTTGGCATTGATGCTGCTCGGCGGTCATGGTGTAATCTCGGTGACCAGCAACGTGGCGCCCCGTTTGATGCATGAAATGTGCGAGGCGGCATTCAGGGGTGATCTGCCTGCGGCGCGCATCATCAATAACAAGTTGTTGGGCTTGCACCAGAAGTTGTTTGTCGAAGCCAATCCGATTCCGGTTAAATGGGTGGTGGCGCAGATGGGATTGACTGGCGAGGGCATACGCCTGCCGTTGACCCCGCTTTCTGCTGTTCATCACGAAGTTTTGAAACAGGCTATGCGCCAGGCCGGCGTGCTGCAATAA
- the bamC gene encoding outer membrane protein assembly factor BamC — MNNRFWSSFVVIAAVALMAGCGSTSLLESKKIDYKSAGKLPPLEIPPDLTSPTADNRFAVPDVSPQGSATLSVYNKERAGQPQTTVATSNLLPSQDKVRVERAGSQRWLVVNATPEQIWPVAKEFWQENGFLIKLEVPESGVMETDWAENRAKIPQDAIRSVLSKVMDGLYSTAERDKFRTRLERGVEQGTTEIYISHRGMYEVIEGGDGGNRTVWQPRPADPELEADMLRRLMVRFGVDEVRSQAMMVADGKRERAKVTRTQEGAGSLTVYDTFDRAWRRVGLALDRVGFTVVDRDRSKGLYFVRYVDPDIDGKKDEKGFMSKLAFWKSDSKNQDKQEQYRIQVMATSEGSAVNILNKDGAVDNSETATRILNLLLEQLK; from the coding sequence ATGAATAACAGGTTCTGGTCTTCATTTGTGGTGATAGCAGCGGTCGCGCTAATGGCGGGTTGCGGTTCGACGTCCTTGCTGGAGAGTAAAAAGATTGACTACAAGTCGGCAGGCAAGCTTCCGCCACTGGAAATTCCGCCCGACCTGACTTCGCCGACAGCGGATAACCGTTTTGCCGTGCCCGATGTCAGCCCGCAAGGCAGTGCTACCTTGTCAGTGTACAACAAGGAAAGAGCGGGTCAGCCACAGACTACGGTGGCGACGTCCAATCTTCTGCCCTCTCAGGACAAGGTCAGGGTGGAACGTGCGGGCTCGCAGCGCTGGTTGGTGGTGAATGCTACGCCTGAGCAGATATGGCCGGTTGCCAAGGAGTTCTGGCAGGAAAATGGTTTCCTCATAAAATTGGAAGTGCCTGAATCCGGTGTGATGGAAACTGACTGGGCGGAAAACCGCGCCAAAATTCCTCAGGATGCGATTCGTAGCGTGTTGAGTAAGGTCATGGATGGGCTTTATTCCACTGCCGAACGCGATAAATTCCGCACCCGACTGGAACGCGGAGTAGAGCAGGGCACTACTGAAATCTATATCAGCCATCGCGGCATGTACGAAGTGATCGAAGGTGGCGATGGCGGTAACCGGACCGTGTGGCAGCCACGCCCAGCCGACCCGGAACTTGAGGCCGACATGTTGCGTCGCTTGATGGTGCGCTTCGGAGTCGATGAGGTGCGTTCCCAGGCCATGATGGTGGCAGATGGCAAGCGCGAGCGGGCCAAGGTGACGCGTACTCAGGAAGGTGCCGGTAGCCTAACGGTATACGATACTTTTGATCGTGCCTGGCGTCGTGTCGGACTGGCTCTTGACCGGGTCGGCTTTACCGTGGTTGATCGTGACCGCTCCAAGGGGCTGTATTTCGTTCGCTATGTCGACCCCGATATTGATGGCAAGAAGGATGAAAAAGGTTTCATGTCCAAGCTAGCCTTCTGGAAAAGCGATAGCAAAAACCAGGACAAGCAGGAGCAGTACCGTATACAGGTAATGGCCACGAGCGAGGGTAGTGCGGTCAATATTTTGAACAAGGACGGTGCGGTTGACAACTCCGAGACTGCAACCAGAATTCTTAACTTGCTGTTAGAGCAGTTAAAATAA